AATAATAATATACCTGCTAATCTAAGTAGCAATACGGAAACAAGTTCGCTTAACCAACCGAATATCAGTAATAAAGTCACTACCCCGATTAATGATATGCCTAACCGCGCAAATCAATCGTCATCAACAGTGAAAGATAATATTGCAAACTTACAACCGAGTGCACCTAAAGGTTTAGGAAGTGCTATAAAAAATATAGCAAAATCTCCTATACCGCATGATTCTGCACCAAATACAAATATTAGCATAAAATTTAATCATACGGAGAGCTGATATGAAGAGTGAAAATACTAATTACGAGTTAAACCCTTATATTAATGCGAGAAGAGAATGGACGGAAAGATACGGAGATTATATAACAAGAGCACGAAACTGGAGAGTTGCTGCCGCCATGTCTTTCTTAACGACATTAATACTTGCCGTCGGGCTTAGTATCACTGCTACCCAAAGTAAGATTATTCCATATATCATAGAAGTCGATAAACTGGGTAAAGTAGCAGCTTTAGCCCCTGCTGAAGAACTAAAGCAAATTGATACAAAAATTATAAAATCCATATTAGCAAATTTTATAATAGAAAGCAGATCGATTAGTACCGATCGTATTATACAAAAGAGAGCATTAGAAAAAATATATGCTTATCTGCCGAGGGGAAGCAGTGCAGCTACATATATAAAGGACTATATAAGCCACAATAATCCTTTTGTTTTAGCTGAAACTAAAACGGTTACGGTAGAAGTATCAACCGTATTGCCCTTAAGTGAAAAATCCTGGCAAGCGGAGTGGCAGGAAACGTCTCATGACCTGCAAGGTTCATTAATTAACCGAAAAAAATGGAAGGCTATAATTTCTATTGAGTTCAGTTCTCCGACTACTGAAGCGGCAATTATAGCTAATCCGTTAGGGTTATTTATTACCCAAATAAGTTGGGCACAACAACTGTAAAATTTATATTTATTTAGGAGATTTAAAAATATGAAAATACTTAGCGCTATTGCTTTATCTTTTTCTGCTCTCATGCTTGTAAATACATGCTTAGCAAAAGATATAGAAAACAATATACATAATGATAAAATAAACACTGCAACGAAGTCCTGGCAGAAGACAGGTCATGCTGCTCTAATTAAAAACGGTAACGGAAGAATTACCTATCCGTTTGATGAGAAGCTGCCTATGCTTACCTGTTCTCCGCTCCACGTATGTGATATAGAATTAGAGGCGGGGGAAAAAATACAGAATGTTGCAATCGGGGATCAAGTGCGTTGGATTTTATCACCTGCTACTTCAGGCAAGAGCAGCAATTCTACCCCTCATGTAATCATAAAACCTACCGATGAAAATATTGCAACCAATATGATAATTACTACTGATCTTCGTACTTATTACCTTTACTTAATTTCTAAAAAAACCGGCTACGTAACAAGAGTTAATTTTTACTATCCGCATGATCTTGTCCAAAAATGGAGTGATAATGAAGAAATAGAAAAAGAAACCCGATTAAACAGGATAGCGGAATTTCCGTCTATAACTGCGGTTAACCTGGATTTTAATTATACTATTAAAGGCAACGGTAAGCATATTACTCCTGAGAAAATATTTAATGACGGCAAGCACGTTTATATAAAAATGAAAGAGGATATTTCCTCTAAAGAAATGCCCGTACTCATGATTATAGGCCAAAACAATCAAGCTGAATTAGTCAATTATAGAGTAAAAAACGGCTATTATGTAGTAGATAGGTTATTCGACAAAGCGGAACTAATCTTAGGAGTCGGTAGAAATCAGGAAAAAATCATTATCAGCCGTAAATCCACAAAGAATTGTTTTTTTAACTGTAAGTAGAGAGGCGAAATAATATGATAACTTCTCCCGATAAATTGGAAATAGTCGGCAA
This is a stretch of genomic DNA from Candidatus Jidaibacter acanthamoeba. It encodes these proteins:
- the trbG gene encoding P-type conjugative transfer protein TrbG; its protein translation is MKILSAIALSFSALMLVNTCLAKDIENNIHNDKINTATKSWQKTGHAALIKNGNGRITYPFDEKLPMLTCSPLHVCDIELEAGEKIQNVAIGDQVRWILSPATSGKSSNSTPHVIIKPTDENIATNMIITTDLRTYYLYLISKKTGYVTRVNFYYPHDLVQKWSDNEEIEKETRLNRIAEFPSITAVNLDFNYTIKGNGKHITPEKIFNDGKHVYIKMKEDISSKEMPVLMIIGQNNQAELVNYRVKNGYYVVDRLFDKAELILGVGRNQEKIIISRKSTKNCFFNCK
- the trbF gene encoding conjugal transfer protein TrbF; its protein translation is MKSENTNYELNPYINARREWTERYGDYITRARNWRVAAAMSFLTTLILAVGLSITATQSKIIPYIIEVDKLGKVAALAPAEELKQIDTKIIKSILANFIIESRSISTDRIIQKRALEKIYAYLPRGSSAATYIKDYISHNNPFVLAETKTVTVEVSTVLPLSEKSWQAEWQETSHDLQGSLINRKKWKAIISIEFSSPTTEAAIIANPLGLFITQISWAQQL